DNA from Pontibacter deserti:
GCTGGTCCCTTGCTGCTACAACTACAGCAAGCCGGCTACACCAATTTAACAGGTATAGATGTAAGCAAAAAGGCTATTGCTTTAGGGCAGCAGCGCGGCCTGAAAGGTATAAGTGTAATGGATGGCGCCAAAATTACATTCCCGGATGCTGCTTTTGATTTAGTAATTACTTCAGATGTGCTGGAGCATATTGCAGATGATGCCAAAGCCATACAGGAGTGGGCGCGGGTGTTAAAGTCAGGTGGTAAAATGATCGTGTTTGTACCGGCTTTTCAGCATTTATGGAGCGGCCACGATGTGGTGAACCATCACTTCAGGCGTTATACTAAAACACAATTGAAAGCTATAGTTGCACAGGCTGGCTTACAGGTAAATCGGGCATCGTACTGGAACTTCAGTTTATACTTCCCGACATGGGTGGTACGCAGGCTGCAGAATAGTATAGCATCAGAAAATAGCCCTCACGAGGATAACCTGCAGCAAGTACCGGGTATCGTTAATGGCGTACTAACAACCCTTGTAAAGCTGGAAAACAAAGTGTTGAAAAAGATGGACCTGCCGATAGGGGTAAGTACGTTTGTGTTGGCAGAGAAAGTATAACTGCACCATATTTAAGTAGTTACAAGTATAAAAGTAAAAGCTGATGTGCTATATTTATACTTTATTTTAGCTACCTTCTAATTATCCCTGAAACTATGAAATTACTTTTCCTGCTGGCGCTGCCTCTTCTGTTTGGCGCATTCCAGGCTGCCAACACCACCCGCGACAAAGCGTTGGAAGAGCTGGCCAATGCCGAGCGTAACTTTGCCGCCACTTCTGTTAAAAAAGGATTCCACCAGGCGTTTGTTGAAAACATGGCTGATGATGGAATTGTGTTTGCACCAACGCCAACTAATGGTAAAAAACTGCACGCTGAGGCCCCTGAAAGCAACGCTGTACTTAAATGGTATCCTGCCTATGCTGATATTTCCAAGTCGCTGGACTGGGGTTATACTACAGGGCCTTACCAGTTTAAAGCCAATCCCGAAGCTAAAAAACCTGTAGGCGCCGGTTTTTATTTATCAGTCTGGAAGAAGCAACCTGACGGGAAGTGGAAAGTAGCTGTAGATATGGGGAATAATTTCTCCCCGGAACTGCTTAAAGAAGAAGCCTACCAGCCAACTGCAGCTATAAAAGGCGAAGCAGCTAAAGGTACAAAAGAAGACCTGTTGGCGAAAGACGTACAAAAAGTACAGCCGTATACTTCAGAAACATTGATCTATCGTTTCGGGCAGTATCCGGTAAAGTATAAAGACCTGGCGGCCAAACCTGCATCTGATATAACTTACATTAATATGGGGTATGATATTTCTCCGGCTGCAGACATGGCTTATACTTATGGCAGCTATAAGCAGGGAGAAACAGCAGGCCATTACCTGAAAGTATGGAAAATGCTAAACAGTGAATGGAAACTGGTTGCACATAATCTGGTTCCGGATAAGAAATAGGAGCGTTAACTTCCCGTCAGTTTAGCCAGGCAAGCATATAAATATTGTTTTTCCTGCTCTTCAACTGGTAACATGTCTATATGGCTATGGAGCTGAGACACAGTTACCCTAGGTTCTGCTTTTGCGTTGTACATATACGTATGCAGATCATCAGCCAATGCCTGAATCTGTGTAGCCACCTCATCGGCAGTACTTGTGAAATGGTTTAACAGCCAAAGCAACCTGTGCAGTAATTCGTTCGGTTTATGGTCGGGGTAGCGAATGCGATGGTCCACTTCGCTCCAGCCCTCTTCGAACAATGTTTTAACCTGAACCTCCACAAAATATTGTTGCCGGGCCGGCTTTACTTTAATAATGTAGTGCTGTGCCTTATAACCCCTATCGTTTACAAAAACTCTGTAGTTGCGGGAAGAGAATTTTTTAGCCTCTAAAAGGCCGTTTCTTCTTACATATGCATAAGGTTCTCTTTTCAGCTCCCAGATCTGCTGTATGTAATTACCTATTTCGTGACAGGTTTCTTTGTACAGGTGCAGTATTCGTACGCCTACCAGGTCGTTTATAAATTCAAGGTAATTGCTAGTGTTTAAGTGGCGGTCAGGATACTCTTTCTTTTTCCGGATGATCTTTTTCAGCAGATGTAGCGGCTCTTTTACCCTGTAACGCACGGCATGCACATCTTTCTGCCGCATTACGGTGTTAGCTACCAACATGGCAATGTCTTGCAGCTCTTCTCCACGCCTGATGTAATCGTTGTAAATATCTTCCAGCTCGTTAGCAATTAAGCCCTTTTCATACAGGCTTCCTTCACTTTCGCATAGCTTTGAAAGTATAACAGGAAATGTCGCTATCTGTAAATGACCAGCCATTTTTTACTTCGGAACATACCAGCTATACTTAAAGTACGCTTCTCAGTCAAAAAAAGGCTTAATCTATACCTGCAAACTATTGGCGTTGGCTACTTTTTACAACCAGCTGCGCGTTTACCTGAAGTTGTAAGCAAGCACAATATATTTAAAGTATAAGATAGATCAGCTTATATCTCTGACGCTTGCACTCTTGTCCGCCTACAACTTTACGCAAACATTCTGCGGCTCTGTAAAGAAGCGGAGTACTTCAAAACCACCTTCACGGCCAACGCCGGAGTTTTTCATGCCGCCAAAAGGAGTTCGTAAATCACGCAGGAGCCAAGTGTTTATCCAGATGATGCCGCTGTGCACCTGGTGTGCTACCCGGTGAGCACGTTGCAGGTTGTTTGTCCAGATGGTGGCAGAAAGCCCGTAGTCGGTGCAGTTGGCGTATTGTATAACTTCTTCTTCTGTATCGAAAGGAGTGAGGGTGACGACCGGGCCAAAAATCTCTTCGGTGTTGGTGCGACAGTTGTAAGGCAAACCTTCGATTATAGTTGGGGCAATAAACCAGCCATTTGCACAGCGGCCATCTACCTGCACCCGCTGCCCTCCGGTAAGTATAGTTCCGCCTTCCTGTTTAGCCAGTTCTATGTAAGAAAGCACCTTCTGCATGTGTTGTTCCGATACCACAGCACCCAGTTTAGAGCCTTCTTCCATCGGGTCGCCTACGGTCATGACTTTTACTTTCCCTACAAAAGCATCCCTGAACTTCTCATACAATGGCCGTTCTATAAAAATGCGGGAACCACACAGGCAGATTTGCCCCTGGTTGGCAAACGACGAATGTATGGAAGTGTGCAGCGCGTTGTTAAAGTCGCAGTCAGCAAAAATAATGTTCGGGTTCTTACCACCTAGTTCCAGAGACAGCTTTTTGAACATCGGAGCAGCCGTAGCCGCTATTGTTCGTCCGGTAGTGGTGCCGCCTGTAAAAGAGATAACCGGTACTTTGGGATGAGCCGTCATGGCAGCGCCTACTTTATGCCCGTAGCCATGCACAATGTTCAGTACGCCGGCCGGTAAACCTGCTTCTATACAAATCTCCGATAACAGGAAAGCCGTCATGGGGGTAACTTCCGAAGGCTTGGCAACTACACAGTTCCCGGCAGCCAGGGCAGGGGCTATTTTCCAAGTAAATAAGTATAAAGGCAGGTTCCAGGGTGATATGCAGCCAACCACCCCATGCGGATGGCGCACGGTATAGTTAATAGCATCGGTACCTTCCATGTAATGTGCTTCCGAAGCAAAATGCTGTATAGCAGTGCCATAAAAACGCATGTTGCTGCTTGCCCGCGGAATATCTACAGACATGGCCAGTTTAAGCGGTTTACCATTATCAATAGATTCTGCTTCGGCTAGCCGGCACATGTTCTGGTCTATCAGGTCAGCTATCTTTATCAGAATGCGGCCGCGTTTCTCAGCAGGTGTCTTAGACCACGCCGTAAAAGCCGCTAACGCCGCCTGCACTGCCTGCTCCACGTCCTGCTCATCAGAGTCTGGTATAAGAGAGTATACTTCTCCAATAGCCGGATTATAGTTGTCGATATACTGCCCTGCCACAGGCATTACCAGCTGTCCGTTTATGTAATTATGTATGTGCTGCACT
Protein-coding regions in this window:
- a CDS encoding class I SAM-dependent methyltransferase, yielding MDARYEEKYHTLEEQHWWFRARRHMVYTLVQELNLPPDAAILEVGCSAGPLLLQLQQAGYTNLTGIDVSKKAIALGQQRGLKGISVMDGAKITFPDAAFDLVITSDVLEHIADDAKAIQEWARVLKSGGKMIVFVPAFQHLWSGHDVVNHHFRRYTKTQLKAIVAQAGLQVNRASYWNFSLYFPTWVVRRLQNSIASENSPHEDNLQQVPGIVNGVLTTLVKLENKVLKKMDLPIGVSTFVLAEKV
- a CDS encoding YybH family protein; the protein is MKLLFLLALPLLFGAFQAANTTRDKALEELANAERNFAATSVKKGFHQAFVENMADDGIVFAPTPTNGKKLHAEAPESNAVLKWYPAYADISKSLDWGYTTGPYQFKANPEAKKPVGAGFYLSVWKKQPDGKWKVAVDMGNNFSPELLKEEAYQPTAAIKGEAAKGTKEDLLAKDVQKVQPYTSETLIYRFGQYPVKYKDLAAKPASDITYINMGYDISPAADMAYTYGSYKQGETAGHYLKVWKMLNSEWKLVAHNLVPDKK
- a CDS encoding RelA/SpoT domain-containing protein: MAGHLQIATFPVILSKLCESEGSLYEKGLIANELEDIYNDYIRRGEELQDIAMLVANTVMRQKDVHAVRYRVKEPLHLLKKIIRKKKEYPDRHLNTSNYLEFINDLVGVRILHLYKETCHEIGNYIQQIWELKREPYAYVRRNGLLEAKKFSSRNYRVFVNDRGYKAQHYIIKVKPARQQYFVEVQVKTLFEEGWSEVDHRIRYPDHKPNELLHRLLWLLNHFTSTADEVATQIQALADDLHTYMYNAKAEPRVTVSQLHSHIDMLPVEEQEKQYLYACLAKLTGS
- a CDS encoding aldehyde dehydrogenase, whose translation is MQHIHNYINGQLVMPVAGQYIDNYNPAIGEVYSLIPDSDEQDVEQAVQAALAAFTAWSKTPAEKRGRILIKIADLIDQNMCRLAEAESIDNGKPLKLAMSVDIPRASSNMRFYGTAIQHFASEAHYMEGTDAINYTVRHPHGVVGCISPWNLPLYLFTWKIAPALAAGNCVVAKPSEVTPMTAFLLSEICIEAGLPAGVLNIVHGYGHKVGAAMTAHPKVPVISFTGGTTTGRTIAATAAPMFKKLSLELGGKNPNIIFADCDFNNALHTSIHSSFANQGQICLCGSRIFIERPLYEKFRDAFVGKVKVMTVGDPMEEGSKLGAVVSEQHMQKVLSYIELAKQEGGTILTGGQRVQVDGRCANGWFIAPTIIEGLPYNCRTNTEEIFGPVVTLTPFDTEEEVIQYANCTDYGLSATIWTNNLQRAHRVAHQVHSGIIWINTWLLRDLRTPFGGMKNSGVGREGGFEVLRFFTEPQNVCVKL